The following is a genomic window from Bacillus sp. FJAT-52991.
TTAATAATGTAAGGAGCATGAACAACAATATCGACCATACCATGTTCTTTCATATGAAATTGGCCTTTTTCAATGTTCAAGTCTTCTATTTTCTTTCTTCTAGTATTTTGCGGTGCTCCGGTATAAATCATAAAGGTGTTCGCACCGTAAGAAGCTGCTTCTTCACTTGCAGCTAACAGCATTTTCTTGCCGCTCATAGACACATGAGAACCAATTTTCAGCATACATTCCTCTCCTTTACCCTAACTTCATTGTACTAAAAACTTCATGATTTATCAGCAAAAAAGGTCTGCAAAAGCAGACCTTCTCTTTTAAAACTACTTTTTGTTATTGCCTCGTTTCGATTCTAAGCGTCGTTCACGCTTTTTAAATTGAGTCATTTCTCTTTGCATTTTTTTCTTATAGCCTGGCTTCACTTTTTTCGGTTTTCTGACAATCGACTTCGCTTTCAAATCAATGCTGTCTTCTGTTTTTTCTCTTTTCTTTCGTTGATTGCGATCCTTTAATTCAGTCCATTCACCTTGACGAATATCCGTATGACTGAATGTGATGCCTATTTTCTCTAAGCGAGCGAGGGCATCCTCGTCACTCGGTGTATAAATAGTGGCGCAAATACCTGAAAATCCTGCTCGAGCTGTTCGTCCGGCACGATGAACATAAAAGTCAAGATCGCGCGGAAGTTCGTAGTTGATGACATGACTAACGCCCTCAATGTCAATCCCTCTAGCAGCTAAATCGGTCGCAACAATATATTGATAATCTAAGTCGCGAATTTGCTTCATCATTCTTTTGCGATCTCTTGGTGACATGTCGCCATGAATGCGACCAACTTTCAAGCCTTTTTCTAGCAGTGCATTCGCCACTTCATCCGCTTTTTGCTTTGTATTCGTAAATACAACCGCTAAATAAGGGTTATAAGCAACTAACATATCATGAAGCAAATCGATTTTCTCTCGGCTTTTCTTTGATACTAATACATGCTCAATATTTTCAGCTGAAATATGCTTTGGTTGAATATGAACATATTCAGGGTTCTCCATGTATTTCTTTAAAAATGGCTTTAACTTTTCTGGAATTGTTGCCGAGAATACAAGAATTTGTAACTGTTCAGGCATTCTGCTTGCGACTTGATCGACATCAACAATAAATCCCATATCAAGCATTAAATCCGCTTCATCGATGACAAGAATGGATGCACGATGAACAAATAACGCTTGCTCCTTAATGAGATCATTAATTCGTCCAGGTGTACCAACAACAATTTGTGGCTGCGTCTTTAATTTATCAATATCACGTTGCTTATCCGTCCCACCCATATAACAACGAGCAGTGATCTCTTCTTCAGAAAACTTAATCATTTTAAGAATCTCTTTATAAATTTGATCGGCCAATTCTCTCGTTGGTGCTGTGATAACCGCTTGGACTTCTTTTTTCGCAGGATTGATCTTTTCAAGGATTGGGAGGATATAGGAATGGGTTTTCCCCGTTCCTGTTTGAGATTGTCCGATGGCACTTTCCCCTTTTAAAATAAGCGGGATCATTCTTTCTTGAATTTCTGTTGGCTCATAAAAACCTAATTCTTCAATTCCTTTATTTATAAACGGTCGAAAACCATATAATTCAAATCGTTGTTTTGTCAATATTGACACTCCTTTTGGCTCAAAACAAGCCTTTTTCTCCATTCTGTATCTTATACTAAAAACGCCGATAAATCAAAGCTTTGGCAAATATTTTTTGTATCCTCATCACCACTAAACCTTTTCTAGTTTGTCTGCATACAATACAGAAGAACAAACAATTGCAATGAAAGGAATGAAACGATATGCCTCCATTTTCACCTAGACCGCAGCAGCAGTCCCCTTTCTTTTACGGACCACCGATGAGGCCTTACCCAACTAACCGGCCTTCTTTCTCCCCACAAAGAACGGGACGCGGACCAGGACTTCTTAGTCGCTTGTTGAATCGGCAAAATTCATCTAGTATGCCGTTCACTGGCTTTGAACGACAAGGAGCAGCAACAGTTGGTTCTTCTGCTGCTCAAAAGCTAGCTAATCCGATGAACTTTCAGCAAATGCTCTCCAATACGCAACAAGTGTTACAAACGGTGCAACAGATGGGGCCGATTGTTGAACAATATGGTCCGATTGTTAAAAATTTACCAGCGATGTGGAAACTATATCGCGGATTAAAATCACTGCCTGATGCAGAAAAGGACAATAGCGAAAAAACAAAGGAAACAACGAAAGCTCCAGTCAAAAATAAAGAATCACTGCCCGCTCCTTCTGCTTCAGCTTCCAAAAAGGCTAAACTAGAAAAAAGCGAACAACTAACAGATCGCTCCTCTACACCTAAACTTTATGTATAGCATCGCCCTTTTCTTTTCATGCTTGCCTCCCTCCTATATAATAAAATTGTAGTAGTTTTACTCCGAAAAATTTTATAGGAGGATTTTTTTATGGATATTATTAAAATTGCCCCAAGAGGATATTGTTATGGCGTTGTCGATGCGATGGTCATCGCCCGCAATGCTGCCTTAGATAAAAGCTTGCCTCGCCCGATTTATATACTCGGAATGATCGTTCATAATCAGCATGTGACAGATGCTTTTGAAGAAGACGGCATCATTACAATCGACGGCAAAAACCGCAAAGAAATTTTAGAAAAAGTCGACAAAGGTACGGTCATCTTTACCGCACATGGCATTTCTCCTGAAGTACGGGAACTTGCTAAGCAAAAAAACTTAGTCACGATTGACGCCACTTGCCCAGATGTGACAAAAACACATGACTTAATCCGCGACAAAAAAGCGGAAGGTTATGTCGTCATTTATATTGGAAAGAAAGGGCACCCTGAACCAGAAGGCGCAGTCGGTGTCGCCCCTGATATTGTTCACTTAGTTGAAAAACCAGAAGACGTGGAAAAACTGACCATCACCAATGAAAAAATCATTGTCACAAATCAAACAACCATGAGTCAGTGGGACGTTGCAGATATTATGGACAAAATTAAAGAAAAATACCCCCATGCCGAAATGCATAAAGAAATTTGTTTAGCTACTCAAGTTCGCCAAGAAGCAGTAGCTGAGCAAGCGGGCGAAGCGGATTTATTAATTGTCGTAGGTGATCCAAAAAGCAATAACTCTAATCGTCTAGCTCAAGTATCAGAAGAAATTGCTGGAACAAAAGCTTTCCGTGTCTCTGATGTATCAGAAATCCAACTTGAATGGCTACAAGGTGTCCATAAAGTCGCCGTCACAGCAGGTGCCTCCACGCCAACACCGATCGTCAAAGAAGTCATTCAATTCCTTGAAAGCTTTGACCCTAACGATGAAAGCACATGGACACGAGAGAAAAAAGTACCTTTAAACAAAATCTTACCAAAAGTCAAAAAATCCACACTAACTTCAAGGTAAGAAGAAAAGTGGAAGCGGCTGCTTAGACTCGGCAGACATAAGACGGAGCGTCGACGTGGCGTTCTTTGCCACACAGACGTTACGACTTATGTCCGAGAGTCTGGCCGCTGGAGCTGGACACCAAGAAAAGCGGAGCCGACTGTTCAGACACGACAAGCAAATGACAGAATGATGAAATGGCGTATCTCAGCCATGTAGTCAGGCTGGCATTTGACTCGAGTGTCTAGGAGGCGGAGCTGGACAATGAAGAAAAGTGGAAGCCCCCGTTTAGCGACGTATGAGCTGGAGCACTCTGCACGAGATAAAGCAAATAAAAAGGGTTGCCTCTATTTGAGCCAACCCTTTTTATTACTTATATAAATGTAAAAGGATCTGTATGAACGGAAGAAGGGATAAATTCAACATTGAACCCCTTTTCATCAGCTAATGCCTTCATTTTTACGGCTGTCCCTTTTTTCATTACTTTCTCGACATTATGCCCTGGATCCACAATATTTAGCCCGACTGCCATGGCGTCATGAGCGGTATGATAGTAAAAATCGCCCGTGACGTATACATCAGCCCCTTTAAATTTAGCTGCTTGGAAATATTTATTCCCATCCCCACCAAGCACAGCTACTTTCTTCACTTGATCGGTTAACTCCCCTACAACACGAACTCCATTGACATCCAATTTGTCTTTCACAAATTCAGCAAATTGACGAAGAGACATCGATTCTTTCAGCTTCCCTACTCTTCCAAGTCCTAATGTTTCGCCTTTATTTCCTAACGGATAAAGGTCATAAGCTACTTCCTCATAAGGATGAGCTTTCAGCATAGCGGATAGTACCTTCTTTTCGATACTTTCAGGATAAATCGTTTCAATCTTCACTTCTGCCACTTCTTGGAGGGTGCCTGCTTGTCCAATATAAGGAGCAGCTTCTGCACTCGGCTGAAAGCGCCCTGTTCCTTGTGATGAAAAAGAACAATGACTGTATTCACCAATAAAACCAGCTCCAGCCGCTCCTAATGCTTCTCTCACTGCCTGTTCATGGGTTCCTGGCACAAAGACTACCAACTTCTTTAAACCGTCCTCAAACGTTGGTACAAGCACTTCTGGTTCCTGCAACTGAAGTGCTTCTGCCAGAAGATCGTTTACCCCTCCTTTGGCTACATCAAGATTGGTATGAGCGGCATAGACGGCAATATCGTGTTTGATTAGCTTTTCAATCATTCTTCCAGCAGGTTCACTCGTTACAATTGATTTCAGTGGGCGAAAGATGATCGGATGATGAGCAATGATGAGTTCTACCTTGTTAGCAATCGCTTCATCTACCACCTCTTCTAACACATCAAGTGCAACGAGAACTCGTTCAACGGGTTTATTTAATCGACCGATTTGCAAACCAATTTTATCACCTTCCATCGCATACTTTTTCGGTGAGAATTGTTCAAATAGCTGAATGATTTCATGACCATTGGCTGTTTTCATTCGATTGCCTCCTTAATCAAATTCAATTCATGAAGAACTTGCTGTTGCTTCTTCATAATGGCTTCTCCGTCTTCCGCCTTCTTTAAATTTTCCAAAACAAGCTCAAGCTGACTAGCTTCCCGCTTCCATTTCTTCAAAAACGCGTCATTCTTTTCCTCCATCAAAAATGGTCCCAACAATAGTTGTTGTGCTTGATTTTCCTTATAAGGCTTAGAAGGATCACCTTTTTCAGCTGTTAACACCTCATACACCTTACCATCTTCTTCCATAATCATTTCAGCAATCAGTTCCCACTCATTAGCGAGTAGCCATTGACGAATATTGATTGCACTTATGTTTGGCTGAAGCACTAGACGTTTGACTCCCTCAAGCTTAGCTTTTCCCTCTTCCAAAATAGAAGCGATCAGAGTACCGCCCATCCCTGCAATCGTAATACACTCCACTTCACCAGCGGTAATGACCTCAAGACCATTCCCTTTTCGAACATCGATTAATTCTTCTAGCCCCGCTTCCTTCACTTGCTGTTTCGCAGCCTGAAAAGGACCCTCTACCACTTCTCCTGCAACTGCTTTCGTGACGATTCCTGTTTTTACCGCATAGCAAGGTAAATACGCATGATCCGATCCAATATCCGCTAAAGTTGATTGGTTCGGAATTTGATTAGCCACAGCTGTTAATCGTTTAGATAATTGATTTATATTCATATAGTCACCACTTTTAGTTTTGTTTTCGTACCTAGTGTAAACAAATTTATTTGATAAAAAAAGTTCTTTGCACCAGGCAAAGAACTTTTCGCAATTATTTAACTTTGCTAACCCACTCAGCCATTGCATCCGCATTTTCAGCTGGAACAAGTCCTGCTGGCATTGCACCACGACCGTTAACTAGAACTTCTTTAATTTCATCTTTTGATAGCTTTTCGCCAACACCTTTTAGTGCTGGGCCAGCTCCACCTTCATAGTTACCGCCGTGACAGCCAACACAAGATTGCTTATAATGACCTTCAGGATCGAACTCTCCACCAGCAGTTTCTTCGGTTTTTTCTCCGCCTTCTTTTTCTTTTGCCATTTCTTTAGAATTGCTAAGTCCTTCTAGTGACAAGAAGAAAATTAGACCTAATCCAAATACCATAATTAATAAGAATGGAATAACAGGATTACGATTCATTTCTTAACCTCCCTTATGTATACGTATAACAAATAGAAAGTACAAACACCTCTTATTTTACTTTAAAAACAGAAAGACGAAAAGCCCTTATCACCAAGTTTTTTCACTTTTGTTGTAATTTAGACACAAATTGTTCTTTGATAATTAAAATAATTAAGAACATTACGTTTTAGCTAAATTTTTATATGTTTTTATATTATATAAATATAAAAATAATTAACACACCAAAACCTAACCAAGCGGAGATGGTAAAATAAATTAATTGTAGTTTTCTTCCTGCCACCCACCATAATAAACAGTTGACAAAAAGAAGAAAGTTAAGAGAAAAGAACCTCTTCCCTTTCATTATTTCATGAAGTTCTACTGAATATACAAGCAATAAAATGGCAGCAACAATATAAAATATCGGAAATAGTAAACCTTTTTTAGAAAAATAAAAACCTAAGCCTAAGAGCATTACGACAAAAAATACCAAAATCGCTGTTTGCAAAGAGAAAGACATTTCAGTAAAATATAGGACAAATAGCGAAATCATTAAAATGGATAAGGACACTAATATACTTTGTAGCGGGAAGCTTTGGCTTTGCTTTGTTTGAACAGAAGAGTCATCCCATTCTTCCCCTTGACTGTATAAGGAAAGCAAGTAATCACAATATTGTTCAGGAAGCATGTGATTTTCTTTCCAGAATAATATTTCTTTCATAATAATCTTTTGTTTATCATCCAACTATTGTCACATCCTGATCGATACGTAGTTTGTCACAAATACACCATCTCAAAAAATAAAGTGCCAAGCACCTCCAATAGTATTTATCATTTGAAAAATACTATATGTTTGGAGAGGCTAGGCACTTGTAGATCAGTTTTTTAACCTATTATTCAAGAAAATCCTTTAGGCGTTTACTTCTGCTTGGATGGCGAAGCTTACGAAGTGCTTTCGCTTCAATTTGACGAATACGTTCACGGGTAACACCGAAAACTTTTCCTACTTCTTCAAGTGTGCGTGTACGGCCATCGTCTAAGCCAAAACGAAGACGAAGCACATTTTCTTCGCGATCAGTTAATGTGTCTAATACATCTTCTAGCTGCTCTTTCAATAGTTCATAAGCAGCATGTTCAGATGGCGAAGTAGCCTCTTGGTCTTCAATAAAATCACCTAAGTGAGAATCATCTTCTTCACCAATTGGTGTTTCAAGGGAGACTGGCTCTTGTGCTATTTTAAGGATTTCTCTTACTTTTTCAGGTGTTAAATCCATTTCTTCGGCAATTTCTTCCGGAGATGGTTCACGACCTAAATCCTGAAGCAGTTGTCTTTGAACACGAATCAGCTTATTGATCGTTTCGACCATATGAACAGGAATTCGAATCGTTCTTGCTTGGTCAGCAATGGCACGAGTAATCGCTTGACGAATCCACCATGTCGCATACGTACTAAATTTAAAACCTTTACGATAGTCAAATTTCTCAACCGCTTTAATGAGACCCATATTTCCTTCTTGAATTAAGTCAAGGAAGAGCATCCCACGTCCGACATAGCGTTTAGCAATACTAACAACTAGTCGTAAATTGGCTTCAGCAAGGCGGCGCTTCGCCTCTTCGTCTCCTTCTTCAATGCGAGTAGCGAGTTGAATCTCTTCATCTGCTGAAAGAAGGTCGACACGACCAATTTCTTTTAAATACATACGCACTGGATCATTGATCTTCACACCAGGAGGAACACTTAAGTCATTTAAATCAAACTCTTCACTTTCTTTTTCAAGTTCATGAATGTTTGGATCTTCCTCTTCATCTTCATCATTGGTGATATCGATCCCTTGCTCTCCAAGGTGCTCATAGAATTCATCCATTTGATCGGATTCTACTTCAAATGGTGATAATTTATCAGCTACATAGTCATAGGATAGCTTCCCGCGCTTTTTCCCTATTTCTATAATTTGCTCTTTTGCTCTTTCTAATGTGACTTCAGTTTCTTTGGAACGTGTTGACTTTTCAGCCATTTGTCCCCCTCCTTCCAACATCCTTACCTCATACTACTTACACTTTCAACTCTTTTTTAAGCTTTACTATTTCCATCGCAAGTTGAGCGGCCGTTTGATAATCCTTTGCTTTTTCCGCTGCTATTTGCTGTTGTTTCTTTGTCTTAATAACTAACTTTTTGCGGTACTTAAATATTTCTTTTATATAATCATGCACTTCCTCGTCATTTACATACTCACTAACCATCATCATTTCAATATCGGAAACGAGTCGGCGCAAGTTGGCGTCTGGAAGAAAGTTGATAAAGATACTTGAATCCGGTTCATTCTCCTCTTCGTAAAAGCCGAGTAAATACGTGAAAATAGCTTGATGTTCATCAATGTTAAATGCTTCACTCCCCATTAGCTCCTTCACTTTATAGGCAGTATCTACATCTTTCAACATATGAGCGATGAGCCTTCGTTCAGCTGTTTGATAAGCTGGATAGAGCTTTTGGGTCGTCTGAGGTATCGCGGCAGGCAACGTCAATGACTCTCGATTGACCGGCTGTTTTTTCCTCTCTTTAAAAAACACCTGCTTCTCTTGCTGTTTTAATGCATCCAGCGAAAGAGAAAACTGGTCGGCTATTTGGCGTAAATAATAATCGCGCTCAACCGCCTTTTGCAATTTCGCAATTTCTTTTAACACTTCTTCGATATAAGCAAGCTTTTGTCCTTCATCTTGAAGGTTTTTTCCTTGCTTAAAATATTCCATTTTAAACGCCATCAGCGTCAAGGCAGTCCCTATTATATTATCACGAAACTTCTCAGCTCCATGTTTCTTAATATAGTCATCAGGATCCATCTTGTCAGGAATCATCGCCACTTTCACATGACAGCCACTTTCGCTTAGCATCTCTGAAGCACGATAGGCCGCTTGAATACCCGCTGAATCCCCGTCATAACAAATGATTACTTGATCAGTTATCCGCTTAATCTGTTGGATATGAGCATCTGTTAATGACGTACCCATCGTGGCAATACCAGCTTCTATCCCTGCTGATGCTGCCGCAATCACATCAGCAAATCCTTCAAATAGTATGGCACCATGCTGCTTGCGAATGGCTGACCTTGCTCGGTGAAAATTGTATAACAAGCGACTTTTATTGAAAATAGCGGTTTCCGGACTGTTTAAATACTTTGGTTTTTCCTCATGTAAGGCTCGACCTGAAAAGGCGACAACCTTTCCTTTGTCATCATGAAGCGGAAACATAATCCTTCCTCGAAACCGATCAAAGTAAGAATCTTCTTCTTTTTGGATGATCAGTCCTGCCCGTTCTAATTCCTCGACTGAAAAACCTCGTTTTTGCAAAAAAGTAGTCGTGAAATTCCATTGTGGGAGTGACCAACCAATTTGAAAGGTCTCTACTTCATTTTTAGTAAAGCCGCGTTCTTGCAAATACTGTAACGCTTCCTGGCCTTCCTTTGTATTTACCAACAAATGGTGGTAAAATTTAGTCAGAAGCTCATGAGCTTCAAGCATCCGATCCTCTTCTTTTGAAACAGCTCGATCAGGACGTTCACCAGGAATTTGAATATCAACAGAAACTCCTGCACGGTCAGCAAGCTTACTGACGGCTTCTTGAAAAGAAACATTCTCCATTTCCGTAATAAAGGTAAAAATGTTCCCCCCAGCTCCGCATCCAAAACAATGGTAGATCTGTTTATCGGGTGAGACGGAAAATGAAGGAGAGTTCTCTCCATGAAAAGGACATAGCCCAAAGTAATTTCGACCTTGCTTCTTCAACTGAACATAATCGCCTATGACCTCAGCAATATCAAGCGATTGCTTAATCTGTTGAATCGTTTCTTCAGGAATCTTCCCTGCCACTTACACATCACCAGCTATACGATTGATCGATAAACACGCATTGTTCGAACAGATGAGATGGTTATCGACAAATACTTTCATTTTTTTCTTTCTTTCCTATGCTTTATTATTCTACAAGCTTGTTTAGAATCCTTCTTATATACGAAATAACATAAAAAATTTACGAACACTCCCCACTCCAAGCTTTCGATGGAGGATGGCTAAAGCACATAAATAGTTTATTCCTTTATTCAGACCTCTAAACCTGTTTTAAATACATTTTTATCACAATTTTTTATTATAGTATATCTTCTGTAAAAAGACTATTATTTTTTTACAACTTTCAAAAGAAAGTGAAAGAGGCTGTCCCCCTCATCACACAACTTCTATTTCAACGACAAAATATAGTATGTTTACACTATAAATGGCGCTAAAGAAGCCATGTTTTTAGGACACCCTCTATTTTCTATTTCTAAATTTACTCATAATAATATTCGCTGTTTCTTCTACTGCTTTATTGGTAACATCAATGATTTCGCAGCCAATTTTGCTCGTGACCTTTTCAAAGTAAGCCATTTCCGTTTTAATCCGCTCAACATCCGCATAACTAGCCTGGTCATTTAATCCTAGAGAACGTAATCGCTCCCGTCGAATTTGGTTAAGCTTTTCTGGACTTATTTTTAAACCGTAACATTTTTCTAGAGGGATAGAAAATAATTCCTCCGGAGGGTCCACTTCAGGTACAAGTGGTACATTCGCCACTTTCAATCGCTTATGTGCCAGATACTGAGATAAAGGTGTTTTAGAGGTTCTAGAAACACCAATTAACACAATATCCGCTTTAAGTAGCCCTCTAGGATCTCGACCATCATCGTACTTGACCGCAAATTCAATCGCTTCTACTTTCTTAAAGTATTCCTCATCCAACTTGCGAACAAGCCCCGGTTCAAGAAGTGGCTCCTTACCATACATCGATTGCAATTGATCCATTAACGGTCCGATCAAATCAAAAATGACAATATTTTCTTCAACCGCTCGTTGGTGCATATATTTTCTAATTTCCGGCTTCACTAAAGTGTAAACAATGATGCCACGCTCGCTTTTGGCAAGATCAATGACTTCATCAATATGAAAAAGGTCTTCCACATAAGGGAATCGCTTAATTACCGCATGGGATCCATTAAATTGGCTGACCGCGGCTTTTGTTACTAGTTCAGCCGTTTCTCCTACCGAATCGGAAACAATATAAATAATTGGGTCATTTACCAACAATCAGTAACCTCCTTTTATTTCAGCACTCAATCGTCATCAGCGAGTGATACGAAGGCTTTGGCGATGTTTGTTTTTGTGATTCGTCCAGTTACTTCATAACCTAAGTCTGTCTTTTTGACAACAGGAACGGAATCTATTTGTTTATCGATCAGATTCTTTGCCACATCAAGCAGTAAATCATCTTTCTCACAAACCGTAATATTAGGCATTCTAGTCATAATAATATTCACTGGAATCGCACTTAACTCCTGTTTCCCAATACTTGCTCGCAATAAATCCTTTCTTGATAGCACACCCGCCAGACAAGAATGTTCATCTACAACAAACAACGTACCAACATCTTCTAAAAACATAGTGACGACTGCATCATACACAGACAGATTTTCTCTGACCACAACTGGGATGGCTTGATAGTCTCGCACATAAATTTTCATTAAGTTTTCCGTAAGCAGCTGTGTGCCGGTTTTCCCCGTATAAAAATAGCCAACTCTTGGTCTCGCATCTAAAAAACCAGCCATCGTTAATATCGCTAAGTCAGGCCGTAAAGTTGCTCTCGTTAAATTTAAGCGTTCGGCAATATTTTCACCAGTAATAGGGCCATTCTCTTTCACAATTTGCAATATTTGATCTTGTCGCTTATTTAGTTCCAATGTCCTCACCACCTAACACGCATTAAAGGCATCAAATATCTGGCTACAAGAACTGATACTCCGCACTGCAAAGGAGACCAATATTGTTCGAACAACCAAATATTGATGCTTAAATGAACTAAAAGTGTTATACCATATAAGAAATATTATATACTATTTAACAAAAATGAACAGCATAGTTTGTTCTTATTTTTGTTTTAGACGGCCCTTTTAGTCGTCATTCATGAGGTGTGTCATTGAATAACCGATTATCAAGAGAGCGAATCTGTACGCAAATTGCATCGTTACTCACTTGACTAAAATCGCATTAAAATCGGCAAATTCCGTGATTAAATGAGCAAGTGTTTTCATTTGATATAATCGGTTCGTCTTTATATTAGCCTCTTGTGCCATAACCATTGTGTGTTCAAAATAGCTTTCAATTACTGGTTGAAGACCAATAAGTAATTGATACTTTTCTTCTGCTAGTTCAGTTGTTTCAAATGCCTCTTGTACACGAGTAACCGCTTCATACAATGCCTGCTCTTCATCGTTTATGAACAAGCCTGGATCCACATCACCTGTACCCTCTGCTTTTTTCGCTATATTTAACACGCGACTAAGTGCTTCCATCGCCTCTTTAAAGTCGGCATCCTCTTTATGAGCCATCAGAACGGCCGCCTTTTCAAATAGTACTGGTAACACACCAATGCGACCCTCGAGAACAGCGTCAATGATGTCATAACGCACCTCTTGTTCTT
Proteins encoded in this region:
- a CDS encoding helix-turn-helix transcriptional regulator, whose amino-acid sequence is MRTLELNKRQDQILQIVKENGPITGENIAERLNLTRATLRPDLAILTMAGFLDARPRVGYFYTGKTGTQLLTENLMKIYVRDYQAIPVVVRENLSVYDAVVTMFLEDVGTLFVVDEHSCLAGVLSRKDLLRASIGKQELSAIPVNIIMTRMPNITVCEKDDLLLDVAKNLIDKQIDSVPVVKKTDLGYEVTGRITKTNIAKAFVSLADDD